cccggagtagagggcaggcccgggttccccccaaacctcccaattgacctggactgtgggttcttccagaggggaaggtctctgggctgttccccaacccacatggtgaatctctgaggcaagaaactCCCACCCTTCTGCCCTGCTGTGATGCAACACGCACTGCTGCTGCCGTGGCGTGTGCTGTTACTTGCGAGCCCCCAGGAGCAACATGCAGTGTGACGCTTcttcccccaacctctgcccccacACCGCCCCTTCTCGTTGAGACCCCACCCTTGCACTGCACCTTACCCCTAATCCCTGCCCTTGCACCCCCTCTTTCCTGcaagaccccatccccccactcaCTCAtctctgcaccctccccccaccctactACCCTTGTGACACGGCTTGCTGTTGCAGGTGCGGATACACATAAAAGACAGCTAGCGGATCGCGGGTTGATTCTGGTGGATGTggatccacatttttgtatccacgcagggctctaagCATAAGGGCTCCTCTTCCTCTTTCAGGAGATATTCTACTTATTCCCTTCTTGGGGCTTTCTCCCTTGCGGACCGCAGCTTCCTCCTTTTAAAGCCCTTCTCCCTACCATTCatgattggcagggctggagggtcagAGCTACCTTAGTACACAGATTCTCCCAGACCCCTTTCCTGTCAGTGAggggtttatacaccccatcacaatcccTCTGTGTAGTGTCTGATGCTTGTCTTTTCCTCCTGCACAGTCAtcatgtagggcctgatttttcactgACTTGCACTTTGAGTAGCCAGCCATTTACTCCTCTGCAGTCTTGGCTTTCTGATTTGATAGCACTTTATACCCTCACTACACAGTTGTAAATGACTAGTCAAGGTGCAAAATTCTGGAGAATCAGGACTAGTATTTTTTTAGCTGCTTTGGAGCCCAATGGAGGCTGCACAAGGATTTGGCCTTGCAAATGGAGTTTCACAATAAAGGAGTTTCAATGTGCACTGCAATACACTGAAAAAGTTTAGGATTTTCATTTCTCCTTCACTAGAAATGGAATTTTCATTGTATTATTTTTGAATTTAGCCCATATTGGAAGATATGTTGTCAGCTGTTAGGTGATAGTCCTTGTAAAAATATGGCTCTTGGTAGTATGTACAGCAATGCCCATTTTActtcaaataatttaaaatctcaACCCTGTCATTAATAATATTACATAcaaccccctccaaaaaaaactatgttaaaagagtGTTATGCACGTTTCAGGGTCATGCACTCaacagttagaaaatgccagatttGATGCATCACAGTTACAGAACTGACTGAAACTCTGTGCCCTCTTTTTGTCCTGGGGTGGAGCACCacgattctcccactcttagaccaggATCCTGGGGTTACAGCCCCTTGTTCTCCCACAATTACTCAGCAGGCCCGACTGAGTTCAGCCTCTGCAATTCTTCCCTTAGGGAGCTTGTGACTAGAATTTGTTGGAAAATTTCTAACAAAACAGTTTACTTGGAAAATGCCAATCTATGGATcccaaaatgtttcacaaaaacaCATGGAAACCTGCTTGTTTCCCTGCCAACTTGCCAAGTGGGCTCCTGGGGAGTCTGGGCTTCAAGGATTTGTAGCTCTGGGGCAGCACCACCATGAGGTctgtcccagggctgggggatcTCAGGGATTCCAATTGAATGGAGAgattaaggatatgtctacacagcaattaaacacccacagctgggctgggtcagctgactcgggctgcagggctgtaaaattgctgtgcagacttttgggctcaggacaaGCCagaagcccgaacatctacacagcaatttttagttcTACTGCCCAAGcctcatgagcccaagtcagcgtcaagtcttttattccagtggtgCCAAAAGTTTGTTGACAATACAAGAGAAGGGGAATGAGAATATTCAAAGCTTATATCTGATCCAAACCTGAATAAAATTTCATGGTgaaaagaaaaggcacttctctgGTCCTAGGGCTTTCTCCCTGATGAATTTCAAATgtctgctgcaaacaatggagtATTAGAAATTCTCAGAAAAAGTCAGAtgcatcttttaaaatgaaaagtgttaggcaacccAAATATAACTCACCCTATAATTTAACAAAACATACctttttattaatgtattttggGACAAGTCCTGAAGCTTCAAGGAGATATTTGTTTCCTTGTCTTGTGTCAACACAAATAGGTTGAGGCTTCTTAGCCACTCCCATGATAACATCTGCTGCATTTGTATTTATGAAATTCTTTTTACTTTGAATTCCCATAAGTGGGTGATCTGTCACGTGTGGCACTGATGGTATTGTTAGTAACCTCTTTCTTCCTTCATCTCTTTTTCCTGTGGAATTAAGCATATGAACATCCTTGTAGCTAGTATAAAGCAGTAAGTAATTTTTCAATGTTAGCATTCTCAGGCATCTCAAGTGGGAGAAACAactaaaactgaaagaaaaaaatgtacagAATTATTCTGAAATGAAAATCAACTAGGttaacaacataagaatggcttgGGAAACTACTGTAATGAAAAACTACTTAAAGTTCGTTGGACCAAAAACCTACAGAAAATCTACATGGCTTCTGATCAGGTTTTACACTGTAAAATCCATTTAAAAGTACTATCGTATAAGACTTGATCCATATGTTTTCTGCTAGCTGTAGGAGAATTATACTACTTAACTTATGTTTTACCATcatcaaagaaatatttttaaattgtgtataatattttataaaattaaacatgtgcattactttattaCTTTACATGGAagagaaaaattaaatgtttatacTTATGTATTTTAGCTCTCTTTAatacattttgtctttttttaaataagttactCAAATGGTCTCATTTTGCTCTTCATTTCATCTACCTTCCTATCTGCTCTGTTCCTCTATCTGCTCCTAAACCCATGCAAATGCTTGCCCGATCCTCCTCTCTCCCTACGCATTCTGCTCACGCTTTTGGCTTCCTTCTCCCCTGAACATGCTGTCAAGTTGTCTCATTCCCTCTCTCACGGAAAGACCGCTGGCAGTTCTAGTCCTACTGGGAGCTTCAGTCACTGAAGGTagcttctgtttcctttcttcctctTGTGTGACAGCAGTCCACTAGTGAAAGCTGTAGCGATGGCTCATCCTCTttgttttcagctgcttttacaactgcagaggcagctggaaacaaggagaagaTGCAGTACCAAATAATCAACCAGCTCTCTGTGAGCCACCAGTAAGTGTTCAGTGGGCCATTAGTGGGCCACAGACCAGAGTTTGAGAACGAATAAAAGTATGTTTCTGTACAATGGATTATGTGGTAAAAGGCTAACAGTAAAAGCAGCTTTTGTAAAACTGTTGGGAGGTACTGTCATTCAAGAGAGCAGCTGTTTTATTTGTAATACTGTACCTTCAATTCTTGACATATTACATTTAGGCACTACAGCGCATACGGTACATACTTTCTTTGTAATTCTGTTTCTTTGAATTGATCATTACACAGGATTCTCACTCTTGGGTCTCAAACATTTAGATGGAGACTGACTGGGAACTCTCAAAACTAAGGAGTTTTTGAGGGTTGCACCCTTATCACACCCATCCACCAATGCCAAGAGGTGGAACACTCTTCTCCAGCAGCACGAGTGGTACAACAGAGTGAAGCACTCAACTGTCATTCCTTTTTTGAGCAAAAAGATGAAACATTCAACTAAGTACATCCATACAGGTAAAAATCCTGGGAGATTATATCAGTAAAGAAGCAGAATTACAATGTAAGTGATTTCTCCTTCTTTAAAGACACCATCATCTAGGATTCTCACTTTCACAGTGTACATAGCTTGAGGGATGTCCTTTCTACTAAAAAATTCAGTAATACACACTGCATCCGACAGTGATGAAAATATCAATCCATATTAAAtaaacaactacacctctacctcgatataacgctgtcctcgggagccaaaaaatcttaccgcgttataggtgaaaccgcgttatatcgaacttgctttgatccactagagtgcgcagccccgcccccccagagcactgctttaccgcgttatatccgaattcgtgttatatcgggtcgcgttatatcggggtagaggtgtagtaaggtttctttcctttctttccttttttaaataaggGAAAGGAAGGATCAGGGACCTCCAAAGAACATCAGCCAAAAAAACAAAGACCTTCCAGACTGAATCCAATAAAATGAAAATTTGCCAACCTAAACAAGGGGtagcacaaaagaaacaaaaattctaAACGGTGGGAGAGTTCACACCCCTTTACTTCAGAGGTATAGGCCTGGGAAACCAATGAAGGATTTACTGGGAGCGGAAGTTTACAAGAAACGTAAGTTACATAAATGTAAGCCAGGAGGGTCATGTAGCTACCTGCATTTGTCTACGTTTAAAACATCCCTGAGGTTCATAGCGAAAGCTGCTTGCTCTACTTCTGATAGTGTAAGAGAGGATGTGACCTTCTAAGTATCAGCTATCCAGGTCATACTAATAATAGATGgtaataattagggccctaccaaattcacggtccattttggtcaatttcgcggtcataggattaaaaaaattataaatttcataatttcacatatttaaatctgaaagttcatggtgttgtaactatAGGGGTTTTGACCAAAAAGGGTGTTGGGCAGGGGGTTACAAGGTTAGGTtttggtattgccacccttactcctgctctgctgctgctggaggtgctgccttcagagctgggcagccggagagcagcagctgctggcaggagcccagctctgaacacTACTGCCaagagcagcgcagaagtaaggatggcatggtatggtattgcaatcctgacttctgcgctgctgccttcagagctgggccctcggccagcagccgccactcctcagctgcccagctctgaaggcagcagtgcagaagtaaggatggcaaggtctggtattgccacctttacttctgtgctgctgctagcgcggtgcttccttcagagctgggtgtctggccagcagctgccactctccagccaccttgctctgaaggcaatgcagaagtaaaggtggcagtaccatgacccccctacaataaccttgcaaacccccATAACTCCCTCTTGGATCAGGACCTcctgtttgagaaatgctgttttcACCCATGAAACctgtatagcagtggttctcaaacttttttttccgcggaccagttgaaaattgctgagggtctcggcggaccacttaatgatctttccaaatgttgtttgtactgttagctaactattgtaaagcactttggataaaagcgttatataaaaaaaaccttagtaataattaatgtttttttgttctacaaataaaagcacacaactcatattttaatatcagtagtctaaCCTTTCTAATGTGTTGGATgtgtcctctctcccccactgtggcagcccccgagctggggctgggaaggagggaggtctctccctctctcccccgcccttcATTCTCTTGCGTGCAGccacccaggcacgcaccttagagggaactatccgcggaccacctgaatggagctcttggaccacagtttgagaacctctgctttatAGCATAaaggtaaaagtacacaaaagatcagatttcattgcccccgaagctgcgggaccggcggacctcccgcaggcatgccgccaaaggctgcctgactgccgccctcatggtgaCCGGcatgccgccccccgcagcttgccgccccaggcacgcgcttgctgcgctggtgcctggagccgcccctacTTTTACATAgcaaaaggagggagaaaaaaacattaaaaaaaaaccccagaacaaTGATTATTAAACCACAAATACTGGCGAGAACACAAGGGCAGTCATAGCATATAGAACTagtttaaactttaaaaatatgactAGATTTCAGGTTAATGGGTTCATTTTCAATACTGATACAAATCCTAAAAATACAAGAAACATATGTTACTTTTCACATATTTATGCCAAAAACATACTGTCTGGTAGCTTTGGTTCCTTTGAATGTTTCTGAAGAAAGTTTTTTGGAGATGGTACTTCAATTTTTGCTGGTCCCATAGTTTTCCATGGAGCTCTATTTTCTTCTATTTCATGTTTCACAGATGGTCTAAATGTTGATATATATCTTTAGTGTTGAAAAAATAACCAGAAAGTAGTTAAAAGTCAgaaagtattttttatttatatatatatatatacctctactccgatataacgctgtcctcgggagccaaaaaatcttatggcgttataggtgaaaccgcgttatatcgaacttgctttgatccgctggagtgcgcagcccccccgcccccggagcactgctttattgcgttatatccgaatttgtgttatatcgggtcgcgttatatcggggtataaatatatatattgcagTCTTTTTGTCTATAGATAATATTCAAATAAATGTCGTGGCTCCACAAAAATGCTTTGAGTACTGCATACAAAAAGTAAGACATTATAGCAACATTTTTATGAGATTAAAGCATAATTTTGCATTACACACATTGCTTGGTCTTCTTTTTAAATCATCTGCAtcttaaaatgacattttcttgTGGGTCTTCAATCCAGCAGGATTAGCACATCAACTTCATTATACTTTGTATAAGTATCATTCAAAATATGCATACAGGGTTTCTGAATGAAGACTTCAACTACATTCATGGGACTTTCCAGAGTTAAGCATATACAGTATAAGGAGAGAGCAAGCCACAATATACAATACATACTTTACGTAGCATTCCTCCAAAAGAGGCAGCTTCTGCCAATGGACAGAGCAAAGAGCCACATTATTAGTTgttattattactaattattattactgGTACTGCTGTAGCACCTAGGGGCCATAGTCAtagaccagaaccccactgtactaggcactgtacaaatgtttTTAGATTATATTGCAATCACTTATATTGAGGCCAAAAACGTActatttttcaaaaatggattAGAAATTTATATTGACTATGACAGCATCTATAGTTACATTAGATAAGATAGAATTATATTATAAAGGTATACACAGCCTCATGCTTCAGAACATATGTTAACCACTTACTGATGGGGGTTGTGTAAAAACTTCTCCTATGGGTGTGTTATTTCATAAttgtcccctggctgcagggTTTCTTtcaccttcatctgaagcatctggcactggctaatGTCAGAGTctagacttagggtatgtctacactacctgccggatcggcgggtagtgatcgatctatcgggaattgatttatcgcatctagtgtagacacgataaatcgatccctgatcgctctgccgttgactcctgtactccaccgcggcgagaggcggagtcgacgggggagcagtgGCAGTCGACctcgcgccgtgaggacgcgaggtaagttgacctaagatacgtcgacttcagctacactattctcgtagctgaagttgcgtatcttaggtcgatttccccccccccccccccgttcctcccaatgtagaccaggcctaaaaggaCCATTGGTTGGAGCCAGTACAGCAAGTTCTATGTTCCAATATCATATACTTCTTATATAGGGCTGATCCTGAacgactgaaatcaatggcaattttGTCACTGGCTTCAGTGAGTGCAGATTTAGGTCTAAGAACTCAGGCATGGAAGCATTTATACACTCTATGTCCATAATTCTGGACATGATATCTGTAATGCAATAAGGTTGTTCTCCTTGAGAATGGCACCCTAACTTACTTTGTTCAAAGGGGTGATTACTTGTGTGACAAAAACCTGAAAGGaacaataataacaacaacaaaagacacgTGGATTTATGGGCACATCTATCTGTTGTCAAGATATGGATCCCTTGTGGTATCAAATTGTAGTACccaaaaattgttttttgttaataataatacataataataacatTGAGATTAAAACTGGAATGTATCAAAGTCATAGAACAAACTGTGCAGTCCTCCCAAATGGCTAAACCCTAAGCTGTTACCCAACAATATGTGACGCATTTTCAAGTATGGTAAAGGCAAAAAAAGACAATATATATAGTACAACCTAGTTAATCAAAAAAAGAACAGAAGGAATTAAACAGGTTCAGCTGAATGGGAGTCATGGTAGCAGCATTAACGAAAATGTGCACAGATGTAAAGGTGTTGCAAGTGCCAGACAGATCATTTCTTTTTATTACAGTCTTTAGATGCAGGTGATCTAAAAGACAGGGAATCACCTTCAGGTTAACAGGGAGATTGGGATTCAAGAGATTTCACATaaatagtactgtactgtactattTTGTTTTGCATGAAAAATACTTTGATTGTGTGACTTATTGTGGAATACTGTACAGCTGTCTTCTAGGTACAACCAGATCATGAATAAAAgtgaatggacagaacaggttgcAACTACCATGGCTCAGAGCTTgtaaaaccagagagagagagagagagaatgctattAGAATTAAGGTGAATTTCCATTTCCTTCCGGTAGTGGTTACCTATGGTTCTGATCACATAAATAAGAAATGCCTAGCATTTCCCTAAGTTGATTAAAGGATTTTtcagaattgttgggtttttcATGTAAGAATCTGCTTTCCTTCTTCAATCATGCAAGCTAAGCTACTGAGGTCTAGAAATTGAGGTTATTGTCTCTGACCTCTGGGTAGGAGATAGAGCTTCCTTCTCATACAATTTAAAAActggagaacaaaaaaaaaaaatgtagagctTTTGACATGTATGAGGACAAGGGTCTTAGGATAGCTTCTCTCCTTGACTATTCTTATATTGTCACTGGatttccctctcttccttcccaaATGTGAATCAGACAAGTCCCTTTTAATTACACAAAACATTTAGCACATTTACAAGACAAAGTGAAGGAAATAATTTTTCAGTTATGGAGGACTCAGACAATAGGCTATTGAGGGTAGCAATGCAACagaatttaaattaaaagctcctcagggcaggaaaCACCTTCCTCTCTATTTTGTATAATGCCAAGAGCATTGCTggtgtacattaaataataaataatgaaaagatGAACGGGCCTGCAACATGCTCCATTTTTCATATATAAATGGTGCAGAACCCAGGAATCTGACAAATTAGCAATGTGGACCCCTTAGTTGGGTAAAGTCTGGACATCTTTGTCCTGTTAACTCATTAACACTTCAGTTTATTTTATAAAAGGAGTGCGCAAAAGGTTGTATTAAATTTGGTTTCTttttatataataatataatgGTTAGTAACAAGCCATAGCAAGTGTGTTGTTTGGGTATATATTTACAGCTTTGCCATATCACAGAACAAACTGATTCTTTCTTACCCTCGTACCTTGGTAGTTTGATAGGCTTCTCCTCCACCCGTGGTAGGAGATTATATATGCTCTCTTGGGCGCACAGCGCTGTCATCCTTGGCCTGATGGGGCCCTAGGGATAATGCATTTACATTGTATGCACTGTTGAGGAATCTCCCATGTTTGCTCCCTCTcttttttctttgtcattttctCAATCCCTCTTTATCTGCCTCCCTTTCTCCATCTCGTTTTTCCATCCCCCCCGCTACTCCCCCCTTTTCTCTTCCACCACTCTCATTCTTTTCAgcccttctcttcccctgccccctcctttcTCTCCTACGACCCTCTCCCACACCATCTCCCTCTCttcattcctcctcctctccagcacACTATTCCCCCTCATTCCCCTCCTATCCCCATCACCCCTCGCTTCCCCCCACCCGTCCCCGtggctccctccttccctcaccTTGCTCCGCTTGGTCCCGGTTCAGAGAAGATGATGCTACTAGGGATTTGCCTACTGTTGTCTCTTCAGTTGCTATGGGAAACTATTGCTTAGTAACGcctgtgtggaggggaggggctatTTGTGACCTCATTTCCTTCTCTCTGAGCCTGCTAGCAACTTAGGGGGCGGTACACAACACCAAGAATGGGAAGATGGATGCTGCGCACGCGCACTATGCTGAGCAGGGTGGGAGTGCCCCGGTGGCTGCGCAGGGGCAAGAGCGCTGACGTAGGACGGAATGCTGTGAGAAATGATTGCGCACGCGCTGTTGTTGCCCTGCGTTGGCAGGCTACGGGGGCGATTGCTGCGCATGCGCAGTCCGGAGGTGGTTGGTGCGGTGCCGAGGGGGAGCAAGTTTAAACTTGGCACGGCAGGATAGGCTGTTGAATTTCACGTTGCTCTGCTGGCGGTGCGGTTAATGTCTGGGTTCTGAACCTcgcgcccggcccctcccgggTACGTTTGACCCTCAGTGACTCATTTTAGGGCTCATACTGAGTTACTGGGGCCTCTGCCCGTCCTCGAGGGGTGTTGCAGTGACGAGGTAGCCGCATCCTTccgccccctgaggggtccctaTGGCCGTGCGGAGTCAGCCGCATCCTTCCGCCGCCTGAGGGACCCCTATGGCCGTGCGGAGTCAGCCGTATCCCTCCGCCTTCTGAGGGGCCCCTATGGCTTGTGGGGTCAGCTGTATCCCTCCGCCCCTTGAGGGGCCCCTATGGCTTGTGGGATCAGCTGTATCCCTCTGCCCCTTGAGGGGTCCCCATTGCATTGAAGGGATACCGTATTCCCCATTCCCTTGAGGGGGTCCCCATTGCAGTAAGGGGGCTGCCATATCCCCACCATGCCCCGGAGGGGGTCCCCATTGCAGTGAGGGGGCTGCCATATCCCCACCATGCCCCGGAGGGGGTCCCCATTGCAGTAAGGGGGCTGCCATATCCCCACCATGCCCCGGAGGGGGTCCCCATTGCAGTGAGGTGGCTGCCATATCCCCACCATGCCCCGGAGGGGGTCCCCATTGCAGTGAGGTGGCTGCCATATCCCCACCATGCCCCTGAGGGGTCCCCATTGCAGTGAGGGGGCTGCCATATCTCCACCATCTCCCTGAGGGTGGGGTCCCCATTGCAGCAAGGCAGCTGCCttttctccccatccccattAGGCCTGAAATGAAGTGCTCAATATTGCATTGTTTATTATAAATTCAATTTCATAGTAATAGTACAGAAAATGTTGGTAGGCCTGATTGAAGAAGTTAGGTCTATATACTCTAATTTTCCTCTGAAACATAGTTTGCTCCTTCGTGTAGTATATTGAAAAACAAGAAAACCACTAAGTGTAGCCTGGAATCTATGTTGTATCCATTTTCTGCCTTTTTCTCAGTGGAAATGATAACACCGTTTTGAGTTACATGccctctttttttctttacagCTCCCTTCCACATCTACTGACATTTTGTAACAAATCTTTCTTTAGAATATGAAAAGCTCCTCAGCACAGGGACCTCATCCTTTTATGTGTCACTTTAAAACATCACATAAACCTGTAGTGATAATATATAATTACATACAACAAAATTACGGTAAGAGAAAATTAAGGTTGCAACGTCAAGTATTCAGAAGTTAGCAAGTGCCAGAATTATATTGTCTGTGCATCCTTAATTTGGccctcttgtgtgtatgcattgtgATATCGTCtttaatttcatgatcacttattattttttccacaggaccccagcCTCATTCAATATACAGGATGAATGGTGCTCATTGAATaggtagctattcaatatttggTTGTATTCTGATCATTCAGTGTATGATCCCATGGCTTATATACTGCACAGCCTTCATAGCCTGCTCTGAACAtatttattaatttcctcatgggctttgtTATGGTGCTCTTCAGTTTAGTATCTGAGGTCTGGAACTgagcatgggtggcaggtttgtagaaattttggtggtgcccagaacctgcccccccccaactgccccccacctgcctaaggctctgggagggagtttgggtggggggaggaggtctggggtgcaggtcctggggtggggattagggtgcaggagaggtgcagagtgcaggctctgggatggagtttgggtgcaagctctggggtgggggtgtaggagggggtgaggggtgcatgctcggggagggagtttgggggtgggagggggtgcagagggaggggatgcaggctctgggagggagtttgggggcaggaggggatgtgtgggaacggggagggggtgcaggctctgggagggagtttgggggcaggagggggtgtgtgggaagggggagggggtgcacgctctgggagggagtttggggataggaggaggtgcaggggtgagggctgtggggctgaggatgaggggtttggggtgtgggggctcaaggctagggcagagggttggggagtggggtgaggactgtggggctgaggatgaggggttcgtgatgcaggaaggggctcagggctggggcagaagattagggtgtggggggatgagggctctggctggggttgaggatgaggggttcatgatgcaggcaggggctcagggctggggcagaggattagggtgcgggggggatgaggggtttggagcgttggagaggctcagggctagggcggagGGGCGGGGTAAGgacagcctgccctgccattatgggagggggggcactaggaccctggggcagcagacagcagttgatgCCAGGAGCCGGTGTAGTGTAGGATACTGCTccgcgtaggaatgtgctacaccggcagcacaagcaggcactGGAGAGGCGCGCACCactttctttcaggcagggacgcggcagggcagggggggagacgCGCGGAGAgaggggtggcaggcgggggctGGGGCC
Above is a genomic segment from Emys orbicularis isolate rEmyOrb1 chromosome 2, rEmyOrb1.hap1, whole genome shotgun sequence containing:
- the ENKUR gene encoding enkurin, giving the protein MTALCAQESIYNLLPRVEEKPIKLPRYISTFRPSVKHEIEENRAPWKTMGPAKIEVPSPKNFLQKHSKEPKLPDRKRDEGRKRLLTIPSVPHVTDHPLMGIQSKKNFINTNAADVIMGVAKKPQPICVDTRQGNKYLLEASGLVPKYINKKDYGLTPKYVIKRNEEVKRAQEEYDAYVKETLRQKAMKRLSDEERESLLQGLKKNWEEVHHEFQGLSVEIDTLPKKIHKERLEAQMKQLEHDINIIEKHKIIYIANK